The bacterium genome has a window encoding:
- a CDS encoding tripartite tricarboxylate transporter TctB family protein produces MRKGELITAALFVLLSVIVIMECFRLGFGWEPQQGPQAGMVPFYLALLMGGCSVYVFYLGWKKEKVEGDNFFINKQGMMEAVKIAFTALIFSILVVYTGVYIAMLIYAPLFVRWLGKHKWSTVILFTACIVLAIYFGMEVGLKIPLPRSPLYMQGKFFI; encoded by the coding sequence TTGAGAAAAGGTGAATTGATCACTGCGGCTTTGTTTGTACTTTTATCTGTGATTGTCATAATGGAGTGTTTCAGGCTGGGATTCGGCTGGGAACCGCAGCAGGGACCCCAGGCGGGTATGGTGCCCTTCTATCTGGCGCTGTTGATGGGTGGATGTTCTGTCTATGTTTTTTATCTGGGGTGGAAGAAGGAAAAAGTCGAAGGTGACAACTTCTTCATCAACAAACAGGGGATGATGGAGGCTGTCAAGATAGCCTTTACAGCTCTTATTTTCAGCATTCTTGTCGTTTACACCGGTGTGTACATTGCCATGCTGATTTACGCGCCCCTCTTCGTAAGATGGCTTGGAAAGCACAAATGGTCCACTGTTATTCTTTTTACAGCATGCATCGTTCTTGCGATCTACTTCGGTATGGAAGTGGGCCTCAAAATCCCTCTGCCAAGAAGCCCTCTGTATATGCAGGGCAAGTTCTTTATCTAA
- a CDS encoding tripartite tricarboxylate transporter substrate binding protein: MQMLRTRLFILLLVPIACIFLFGQVAEAAWPTRPVEFTISAGAGGGADKYARFLIGLNVKGKYISEPIIPVNKPGGAGAVAMQAVLGQKGNGYQMLITLNSFITTPLFQKLPFTFRDFTPIALLAVDNFPLWVPVDSPFKNVADFIAEAKKRSLQVGGTGSKQEDEIVFRALESKLGLKPFKYVPFKGGGDVAKALVGKHIEASVNQVSEAGGFFPEFVRPLCVFQDERLDIPGYENVPTGKESGIDFSYEMMRAIFAPPGISKEAQDGLVGLFEKISNDPAWVEFASKTGLKRQFITGDALMAFAENYEKVHIEIMKAQGWLK; this comes from the coding sequence ATGCAAATGCTAAGAACACGCTTATTTATTCTGTTGTTGGTTCCGATCGCTTGTATCTTTCTCTTTGGACAGGTAGCAGAAGCTGCCTGGCCGACCAGACCGGTTGAGTTCACCATATCCGCCGGTGCCGGTGGTGGCGCCGACAAGTATGCCCGGTTCCTCATCGGTCTCAACGTCAAGGGTAAGTATATCAGCGAGCCGATCATTCCCGTTAACAAGCCCGGCGGTGCCGGAGCGGTTGCCATGCAGGCAGTCCTCGGCCAGAAGGGCAACGGGTACCAGATGCTCATTACCTTGAACAGCTTTATCACCACACCGCTGTTCCAGAAACTGCCCTTCACTTTCCGCGACTTTACACCCATCGCCTTGCTTGCTGTCGATAACTTCCCGCTTTGGGTCCCGGTTGACAGCCCCTTCAAAAACGTCGCGGACTTCATAGCCGAAGCCAAGAAGAGAAGCCTGCAGGTTGGTGGTACCGGTTCAAAGCAGGAAGACGAGATCGTCTTCAGAGCTCTCGAGTCTAAACTGGGCCTCAAGCCCTTCAAGTATGTACCTTTCAAGGGTGGCGGAGATGTTGCCAAGGCCCTCGTGGGCAAGCACATCGAGGCTTCCGTGAACCAGGTCAGTGAAGCTGGAGGGTTCTTCCCGGAGTTCGTCCGACCGCTTTGCGTGTTCCAGGACGAACGCCTAGATATCCCTGGATACGAGAATGTCCCCACAGGGAAAGAGTCCGGCATCGATTTCAGTTACGAGATGATGCGCGCCATCTTCGCGCCTCCCGGCATTTCCAAGGAGGCCCAGGATGGGCTGGTCGGCTTGTTTGAGAAGATCTCCAATGACCCAGCGTGGGTGGAATTTGCATCGAAAACTGGTCTCAAGAGGCAATTCATCACCGGCGACGCTTTAATGGCGTTCGCCGAGAATTACGAGAAAGTGCACATTGAGATCATGAAAGCCCAGGGTTGGCTCAAATAG
- a CDS encoding NAD(P)-dependent oxidoreductase — protein sequence MSAAKRILITGGAGSCGFYLTRSLLKRGYEVTVLDKDVQPLKSLGNENLTLIQGHLEDRATAKDAVQGMDAVIHLAWSFSADPLEVLEQDLKGHIYLLEEMAEQKTGHLIYTSTAVVYGKPRYSPIDENHPLIVEEARKPLYGITKAAAEKLCLMYWKERGLPATVIRFWWAFGDDIGGRHLREMIQTAAGGKPLEFPGDSGGSFLYLEDFCQGVEKCLFAPSAYGQTFNLATVYVTWNEVAGIVREVTGSTSEIRSTPSSEWKGSPFLADPWELDDTSARKLVGYAPTDPKEAKALLKKAIAARWESMKNI from the coding sequence ATGAGCGCTGCTAAGAGGATCCTGATAACGGGGGGTGCCGGCTCGTGCGGCTTTTACCTCACCCGTTCGCTTTTAAAAAGAGGTTACGAAGTTACGGTGCTGGACAAGGATGTCCAACCACTGAAATCCCTGGGAAATGAGAATCTGACCCTTATTCAGGGTCACCTCGAGGACCGGGCCACGGCAAAAGATGCGGTCCAGGGAATGGATGCCGTCATTCACCTTGCGTGGTCTTTTTCTGCAGATCCACTGGAGGTACTCGAGCAGGATCTCAAAGGCCACATATATCTGTTAGAGGAGATGGCCGAACAAAAAACAGGGCACCTGATCTACACGAGCACTGCCGTTGTTTACGGTAAGCCCAGGTACTCGCCCATTGACGAAAATCATCCTCTCATTGTGGAGGAGGCAAGGAAGCCCCTTTACGGCATCACCAAGGCAGCAGCGGAAAAGCTCTGCCTGATGTACTGGAAGGAAAGAGGTCTCCCTGCCACGGTTATTCGGTTCTGGTGGGCTTTCGGAGATGACATAGGTGGAAGACATTTAAGGGAGATGATACAGACCGCCGCCGGTGGGAAGCCGTTAGAGTTCCCGGGTGATTCAGGTGGCAGCTTCCTTTACCTTGAGGATTTTTGTCAGGGTGTTGAAAAGTGTCTTTTTGCTCCATCTGCTTACGGTCAAACGTTCAATCTCGCCACGGTTTACGTCACCTGGAACGAGGTGGCCGGAATCGTCAGGGAAGTAACAGGTTCAACTTCGGAGATCAGGTCTACCCCATCCAGTGAGTGGAAGGGAAGCCCCTTCCTGGCAGATCCGTGGGAGCTTGACGACACCTCGGCCAGGAAGCTGGTGGGCTATGCGCCTACCGACCCCAAAGAGGCCAAGGCGCTCCTGAAAAAGGCTATTGCAGCTCGCTGGGAGAGCATGAAAAACATCTGA
- the thiC gene encoding phosphomethylpyrimidine synthase ThiC, translating to MSTQRIAALEGRITEEMRYVAAEEGLSVEEVCASLACGESAIPANPIHKSLKPKGIGKPFSVKVNANIGTSLACNDPEQELAKLEAAIDAGADAVMDLSTGEGAGELRKEIVKRSTIPVGTVPMYDAALHAYEKKGDPALFAPEDLFEAITRHAEDGIDFVTVHCGVTRSCVEKVRSSGRVTRIVSRGGALLAAWMEREGEENPLYTRYDEMLEILKKHDVTISLGDGLRPGCGADATDPAQLQELITLGELTLRAWEAGVQVMVEGPGHVPLNQIQANVVLQKRLCHGAPFYVLGPLVTDIGAGYDHITGAIGGALAGMAGADFLCYVTPAEHLSLPDLDDVRRGVMASRIAGHAVDISRGNQAAIDRDLEMSRCRAALDWNGQIAHALDPKEVKKRLGEKQNMEDVCSMCGKLCAMKVFS from the coding sequence ATGAGCACGCAAAGAATAGCGGCACTGGAAGGACGGATCACTGAAGAAATGCGTTATGTTGCGGCCGAGGAGGGCCTCAGCGTGGAGGAGGTGTGCGCCTCCCTGGCATGCGGGGAATCGGCCATTCCGGCGAACCCCATTCATAAATCCTTAAAACCCAAGGGCATAGGCAAACCGTTTTCCGTAAAGGTCAACGCCAATATCGGGACCAGTCTGGCCTGCAACGATCCTGAGCAGGAGCTCGCCAAGCTCGAGGCTGCTATCGACGCTGGTGCCGATGCGGTGATGGACCTTTCCACCGGTGAAGGGGCCGGTGAGCTGAGGAAAGAGATCGTAAAGCGGTCCACCATTCCTGTAGGCACCGTTCCCATGTACGACGCGGCGCTGCACGCCTACGAAAAAAAAGGGGACCCTGCCCTTTTCGCACCGGAGGACCTTTTTGAGGCGATCACCCGTCACGCAGAGGATGGGATCGATTTTGTTACCGTGCACTGCGGTGTCACACGGTCCTGTGTGGAAAAGGTGCGCAGTTCAGGCAGGGTGACACGCATCGTCAGCCGCGGTGGCGCTCTTCTCGCGGCCTGGATGGAAAGGGAAGGTGAGGAGAACCCCCTTTACACCCGTTACGACGAGATGCTTGAGATCCTCAAGAAGCACGACGTGACTATCAGTCTGGGTGACGGGCTCCGGCCCGGATGTGGCGCGGACGCCACCGACCCTGCGCAGCTTCAGGAGCTTATTACACTGGGTGAGCTGACCCTGCGTGCATGGGAAGCCGGGGTGCAGGTAATGGTTGAAGGCCCAGGACATGTCCCCCTCAACCAGATACAGGCAAACGTGGTGCTCCAGAAGCGATTATGCCACGGCGCTCCTTTCTATGTGTTGGGGCCGCTGGTGACCGACATCGGGGCAGGTTACGATCACATAACGGGTGCCATTGGTGGAGCCCTTGCTGGTATGGCGGGAGCCGACTTTCTGTGCTACGTTACGCCAGCAGAACACCTCTCTCTCCCGGACCTGGACGATGTTCGAAGGGGTGTCATGGCCAGCAGGATCGCGGGTCACGCAGTTGATATTTCCAGAGGCAACCAGGCTGCCATTGACAGAGACCTGGAGATGTCCCGTTGCCGGGCAGCTCTGGACTGGAACGGGCAGATCGCTCACGCCCTGGATCCGAAAGAGGTCAAAAAGAGGTTGGGCGAAAAGCAGAACATGGAAGATGTGTGCTCCATGTGTGGGAAGCTTTGCGCCATGAAAGTTTTCAGTTAA
- a CDS encoding tripartite tricarboxylate transporter permease, with amino-acid sequence METLGHLMVGFGVAFQPLSLLMMVLGLLLGLAVGVLPGLGGTAGVALLLPLTVLVPPEVAIIFLAAIYWGALYGGVITSILFAIPGEPWSVALIFDGYPMAKQGKAGLALSAAFLASFVGIFVAAIFFVAAAMPLALFALKFGPPEMFAIMLLAFSTFVGLGTGHPAKTLISTAFGLLLTAVGLDLVTGQPRFTYGSIAWLSGYHFVPVTIGLFGIGEIMIDGEDRFNSEIKEVIHAKVGIQDMKDGVAAIWAFFPQTILAAVLGFFVGVLPGTGATPASFLGYGLAKQYSKNPERYGHGAIEGIIAPQAAANSAGTGSLLPMVSLGIPGSPTAAVLLAGLYMWGLWPGPRLFMEQPVFVWGMIASLFLSGAVCLVICMLGVPWLAAIMRVPWGLLTPTIVIACFIGSFVMRNIMFDVWCTLVFGVVGYIMKKLKYPLAPLAVALVLGDMTERFLRQSLIMGDGQWSVFFTRPISMWFMIIAMFLFAFPAIQAIKAKVKAGKASAA; translated from the coding sequence ATGGAAACATTAGGTCACCTTATGGTGGGGTTCGGGGTCGCTTTTCAGCCCCTGTCCCTTCTAATGATGGTCCTTGGCCTACTTTTGGGTCTTGCGGTGGGTGTTCTGCCCGGGCTGGGTGGTACCGCCGGAGTGGCCCTTCTGCTGCCGCTGACCGTCCTCGTACCGCCGGAGGTCGCGATCATCTTCCTTGCGGCGATTTACTGGGGCGCTCTATATGGGGGTGTGATCACCTCAATCTTATTCGCGATCCCTGGAGAACCGTGGTCGGTTGCACTCATTTTCGACGGTTACCCCATGGCGAAACAGGGTAAGGCGGGCCTTGCCCTGTCTGCCGCGTTTCTTGCCTCTTTTGTGGGGATCTTCGTTGCTGCCATATTTTTCGTCGCGGCGGCTATGCCCCTGGCCCTTTTCGCCCTGAAGTTCGGTCCCCCGGAGATGTTCGCCATCATGCTGCTGGCTTTCAGTACCTTTGTGGGACTTGGCACAGGCCATCCTGCAAAGACCCTGATAAGCACCGCTTTCGGACTCCTTCTCACCGCGGTGGGACTGGATCTCGTTACAGGTCAGCCCCGGTTCACCTACGGTTCCATCGCCTGGCTCAGCGGCTATCACTTCGTTCCTGTTACCATCGGACTTTTCGGTATCGGTGAGATCATGATCGACGGGGAGGACCGCTTCAACTCTGAAATAAAAGAGGTCATTCACGCCAAGGTGGGAATACAGGACATGAAGGACGGAGTTGCTGCCATATGGGCCTTCTTTCCCCAGACGATCTTGGCCGCTGTCCTGGGCTTTTTCGTGGGCGTCCTTCCGGGTACGGGAGCGACTCCTGCTTCCTTTTTGGGCTACGGTCTTGCCAAGCAATACTCCAAAAACCCTGAAAGGTACGGACACGGGGCCATTGAGGGCATCATTGCACCCCAGGCGGCGGCAAACTCCGCCGGTACAGGTTCCCTTCTCCCCATGGTCTCCCTGGGTATTCCCGGGTCGCCCACCGCGGCGGTGCTGCTGGCTGGTCTGTATATGTGGGGACTGTGGCCGGGACCCAGGCTTTTCATGGAGCAGCCGGTTTTCGTGTGGGGCATGATCGCCAGCCTGTTCCTGTCAGGCGCAGTCTGCCTGGTCATCTGTATGCTGGGAGTTCCGTGGCTTGCGGCCATCATGAGGGTTCCGTGGGGACTGCTCACGCCCACCATCGTTATTGCCTGCTTCATCGGCAGCTTTGTCATGCGTAATATCATGTTCGATGTATGGTGTACCCTCGTCTTCGGTGTCGTCGGGTACATTATGAAAAAGCTGAAGTATCCCCTTGCGCCCCTGGCTGTGGCTCTGGTGCTCGGTGACATGACTGAACGGTTCCTTCGCCAGTCCCTCATTATGGGAGACGGGCAGTGGAGCGTTTTCTTCACCCGCCCCATATCCATGTGGTTCATGATTATTGCCATGTTCCTCTTCGCCTTCCCCGCGATCCAGGCCATCAAGGCCAAGGTCAAGGCAGGTAAGGCTTCTGCTGCGTAA
- a CDS encoding cytidylate kinase family protein, translated as MAILTICRESGAGGEEIGKAVAEKLGYEYVAREVIFKEIGEHGDKWVKWGKEMDDHKPSMWERFDLSFAGFVALKESIMYQHALKNNVVLMGRGGNWMMSDFPHALRVRIMAPVEKRIEVIVNREGIDTETAREMIEEGDAERAAYLKAIYHKDWTKAKYYDIIFDTAKLSMDEVVRMLVDELEAKDKKFTPAVGEKLAQKALASKVKARIITGLNSFIPTLEVVHDGKQIVLKGTIHKAEEKVTILKIAKKTAAPTPVKDELHYRGA; from the coding sequence ATGGCTATATTGACCATATGCAGGGAAAGCGGTGCTGGTGGAGAAGAGATAGGAAAGGCTGTTGCCGAGAAACTCGGGTATGAATATGTGGCAAGGGAAGTTATTTTCAAGGAGATAGGGGAGCACGGTGATAAGTGGGTGAAGTGGGGCAAGGAAATGGACGATCACAAACCCTCCATGTGGGAGAGGTTCGACCTATCCTTTGCAGGCTTCGTGGCGCTGAAAGAGAGCATCATGTACCAGCACGCCCTGAAGAACAACGTTGTCCTCATGGGGCGAGGCGGTAACTGGATGATGAGCGATTTTCCCCACGCTCTGAGGGTCCGCATCATGGCTCCGGTAGAAAAGCGCATTGAAGTAATCGTCAATCGTGAAGGTATCGATACCGAAACGGCCAGGGAGATGATCGAGGAAGGGGACGCGGAAAGGGCTGCCTACCTTAAGGCGATCTATCACAAGGACTGGACCAAGGCCAAATACTACGACATCATTTTTGACACCGCCAAGCTGAGTATGGACGAGGTTGTCAGGATGCTCGTTGATGAACTCGAAGCCAAGGACAAAAAATTTACCCCTGCTGTCGGCGAAAAACTGGCCCAGAAAGCACTGGCCTCCAAGGTCAAAGCCCGGATCATAACCGGCCTCAACAGCTTCATACCCACCCTCGAGGTCGTTCATGATGGTAAACAGATCGTTCTTAAGGGTACCATTCACAAGGCCGAGGAGAAGGTGACGATACTGAAAATAGCGAAGAAGACTGCGGCCCCGACACCGGTCAAAGATGAACTGCATTACCGCGGCGCCTAG
- a CDS encoding TerC family protein: MYIDLGVFGWFATDAAFFAGLMQIMIINIILSGDNAVVIALAVRGLEHKERKWGIILGSALAVVLRIVLVGFAVVLLTVPFLKLVGGALILWIAVKLFTEGHGDEDVAESAGIWQAVRVILIADLVMSIDNVLAIAGAASGNMFLIIIGLATSIPLIVGTSALLTMLMDKYPIIITLGAAILGKVGGEMMITDHWVETTFHPSHAVDIGVQIFFTIGVVVVGKMLLKLKIAKEEKLAAEGGPAPICDDAENNNSDPEIAQEQGPVTEEEK; this comes from the coding sequence ATGTATATCGACTTAGGTGTGTTCGGGTGGTTTGCTACAGACGCGGCCTTTTTCGCCGGGCTGATGCAGATCATGATCATCAACATCATCCTTTCGGGCGACAACGCTGTCGTCATCGCCCTGGCGGTTCGGGGTCTGGAGCACAAGGAGAGAAAATGGGGCATCATCCTCGGTTCCGCGCTGGCTGTGGTCCTCAGGATCGTGCTTGTTGGTTTTGCGGTAGTTCTTCTCACGGTCCCGTTTTTAAAACTCGTCGGTGGCGCGCTCATCCTGTGGATCGCGGTGAAACTGTTCACCGAGGGGCACGGGGATGAGGACGTAGCAGAATCAGCAGGGATATGGCAGGCGGTGAGGGTGATCCTCATCGCTGACCTGGTCATGAGCATTGACAACGTGCTGGCTATCGCAGGTGCCGCCAGCGGGAACATGTTCCTGATCATCATCGGTCTTGCCACGAGCATCCCCCTCATTGTCGGTACAAGCGCCCTGCTAACCATGCTCATGGATAAATATCCCATCATCATCACTCTCGGAGCGGCTATTCTTGGCAAGGTGGGTGGAGAGATGATGATCACCGATCATTGGGTTGAAACGACATTCCACCCGTCCCACGCTGTTGATATCGGTGTGCAGATCTTTTTCACCATCGGAGTGGTTGTTGTCGGTAAGATGCTTCTCAAGTTGAAGATAGCCAAGGAGGAAAAACTGGCCGCTGAGGGTGGACCGGCTCCGATATGTGATGACGCCGAAAACAACAACTCGGATCCTGAGATTGCCCAGGAGCAGGGCCCGGTAACTGAGGAGGAAAAATAA
- a CDS encoding thiamine pyrophosphate-dependent enzyme produces the protein MAIEVKTQNLEMAKSLRQVSQEEHYVPGHRTCQGCGPALVYKLVSKATGGNAIFLGPTGCMYVANTSYLCAPFAYPWMHTQITNGGAVASGIEAAYQVLIRKGKYKGELPSIVVMAGDGGAIDIGLQAMSAMMYRGHDALFVMYDNESYANTGIQVSPATPYGANTTFTPPGKNVPEGRVLFPKDAPQLVIGGHPAVHFVATASVAYPVDLINKVRRGLNYKGPSFVHLHAPCPKGWLFPARKTIEVAKLAIQTGMWVNYTWENGEYTYDHTPKEYKPVKEYMKGQYRFNHLSDAHYAKMQAFIDARLKAPGKPVAIPVQGPREQA, from the coding sequence ATGGCGATAGAAGTAAAAACGCAAAATCTGGAAATGGCAAAGTCGCTCCGACAGGTGAGCCAGGAGGAGCATTATGTTCCTGGACACCGGACCTGTCAGGGTTGCGGACCGGCTCTTGTCTATAAATTGGTTTCAAAGGCCACTGGCGGGAACGCTATCTTCCTCGGCCCCACCGGCTGCATGTACGTGGCCAACACAAGCTACCTTTGTGCTCCCTTTGCTTATCCGTGGATGCACACCCAGATCACCAACGGCGGCGCTGTTGCCTCGGGTATTGAGGCTGCCTACCAGGTGCTGATCCGGAAGGGCAAGTACAAGGGCGAGCTGCCCAGCATCGTCGTCATGGCTGGTGACGGTGGCGCCATCGATATCGGCCTCCAGGCCATGTCGGCCATGATGTATCGTGGCCACGACGCCCTGTTCGTCATGTATGATAACGAGTCCTACGCCAACACAGGCATCCAGGTCTCCCCGGCGACCCCTTACGGCGCCAACACGACCTTCACGCCTCCTGGCAAAAACGTTCCCGAGGGCAGAGTGCTCTTCCCGAAGGATGCGCCTCAGCTGGTTATCGGTGGCCACCCGGCCGTTCACTTTGTTGCAACGGCTTCCGTTGCCTACCCGGTGGACCTCATCAACAAGGTGCGCAGAGGGCTGAACTACAAGGGCCCCTCCTTCGTACACCTGCACGCCCCCTGCCCCAAGGGATGGCTGTTCCCGGCGCGGAAGACCATTGAAGTTGCCAAGCTGGCCATCCAGACAGGCATGTGGGTCAACTACACGTGGGAGAACGGCGAGTACACCTATGACCACACACCCAAAGAGTACAAGCCTGTCAAGGAGTACATGAAGGGTCAGTATCGCTTCAACCATCTTTCCGATGCTCATTACGCCAAGATGCAGGCCTTCATCGATGCCAGGCTCAAGGCTCCCGGCAAGCCTGTCGCAATTCCTGTGCAGGGTCCGAGAGAGCAGGCGTAG
- a CDS encoding pyruvate ferredoxin oxidoreductase has protein sequence MAKEVFYSGCAAAAYGAKDARVEVISSYPIRPYTGIMMELSKLVANGELDAEFVLGEGEHAQVSIAYGASAAGARAYTGSSGVGVVYAMECYSPAAGGRLPCQMAIADRALDPPGDFGSEHTDVMSARDQGWIMGWAESPQEVYDNTIMYYRIGEDHRVQLPQFCCQDGYFVSHIPGKMQMEDQKAVDAFLPAYNPPHPLNPQKPINHGPQIFPDQGSAINVQRAVAFDDVEAVISEVVTDYNKAFGREYSPFVDEYMMDDADICFFLQGGHARTARYAVNHLRKQGVKVGVSRLRFMRPFPTAAVAASLSKVKAVGVIETNTSYGGVTRGGNIAPEARAACYPLDKRPVITSFMAGLGGEIVTLNEFYSMAKVLSDAVKSGKANASYWMNFEKEVLDTHK, from the coding sequence ATGGCAAAAGAAGTATTTTACAGCGGTTGCGCTGCTGCGGCATACGGTGCCAAAGACGCAAGAGTCGAAGTGATCAGCTCGTACCCCATCCGCCCTTACACGGGCATCATGATGGAGCTGTCGAAGCTGGTTGCCAACGGTGAACTCGATGCAGAGTTCGTCCTGGGCGAAGGTGAGCATGCCCAGGTTTCCATCGCTTATGGAGCCTCCGCGGCTGGCGCCAGGGCCTACACCGGTAGTTCGGGTGTCGGCGTTGTTTACGCCATGGAGTGCTACTCTCCCGCCGCCGGCGGGCGCCTGCCCTGTCAGATGGCCATTGCCGACCGAGCCCTTGACCCTCCAGGTGACTTCGGGTCCGAGCACACGGACGTCATGAGTGCCAGGGACCAGGGTTGGATCATGGGTTGGGCCGAGTCCCCCCAGGAAGTCTATGACAACACGATCATGTACTACAGGATCGGCGAGGACCACAGGGTTCAGCTGCCCCAGTTCTGCTGCCAGGATGGTTACTTTGTTTCCCACATCCCCGGCAAAATGCAGATGGAAGACCAGAAGGCTGTTGATGCTTTCCTTCCGGCCTACAACCCGCCCCACCCCTTGAACCCCCAGAAGCCCATTAACCACGGTCCCCAGATTTTTCCGGACCAGGGTTCTGCCATTAACGTTCAGCGCGCCGTGGCCTTCGACGATGTCGAAGCAGTCATCTCCGAAGTTGTGACAGACTACAACAAGGCTTTCGGCCGAGAGTACAGCCCCTTCGTGGACGAGTATATGATGGACGATGCTGATATCTGCTTCTTCCTTCAGGGCGGCCACGCCCGGACCGCCCGTTATGCCGTGAACCACCTGCGCAAACAGGGCGTCAAGGTCGGTGTTTCCAGGCTTCGCTTCATGAGGCCTTTCCCCACGGCGGCTGTTGCGGCATCCCTGTCCAAGGTCAAGGCTGTCGGGGTCATCGAGACGAACACCTCTTACGGCGGAGTCACCCGCGGCGGCAACATCGCCCCCGAGGCCAGGGCTGCGTGCTATCCCCTGGACAAGAGGCCGGTCATCACCTCCTTCATGGCTGGTCTGGGCGGCGAGATCGTTACGCTCAACGAGTTCTACTCCATGGCCAAGGTTCTGTCCGATGCAGTCAAGAGCGGGAAAGCCAACGCTTCCTACTGGATGAACTTTGAGAAGGAAGTTCTGGATACCCACAAGTAG